The Primulina eburnea isolate SZY01 chromosome 8, ASM2296580v1, whole genome shotgun sequence genome contains a region encoding:
- the LOC140839110 gene encoding uncharacterized protein, giving the protein MPPKRKAPEGEDSSSSKVVGEFSKLLKEHAKVHGEQIQQLLRMHNAGRGREREQVRPEPGSEGAYERFRKMKPPEFEGSTDPMVALEWVKGVEAIYDYLQFDDKDRRSEIAMVEQGTIARLSALVIRTTLTDRIRREQPNDNQLMKLRSKADEKGNTEFAMNTDDLLTFRGRICVPSGDDIRRDVLAEAHTALYSIHPGSTKTYQDLRRLYWWPGMKSDIAKFISECLTCQQVKIEHQRPAGTLKSLPIPQWKWEHITMDFVTGLPRTSKGYNSIWLIVDRLTKSAHFLPVKMTFTMNQYAEAYVAEIVRLHGIPVSIDRMKTAQTRQKSYADNRRRPLEFEVGDHVFVKIAPLKGIMRFGRKGKLSPRFIGPFEILDRIGERAYRIALPPDLDRVHNVFHVSMLRKYISNPSPVLKHEALDLMPNLTYQELPIQILDRKVKVLRNKEIGIIKNLWRNQLVEEATWEPEEEMKQRYPELFVQ; this is encoded by the exons ATGCCGCCTAAGCGTAAAGCACCAGAAGGGGAGGATAGTTCATCATCTAAAGTGGTTGGTGAATTTAGCAAATTACTGAAAGAACATGCCAAGGTACATGGCGAGCAAATTCAGCAGCTCTTACGGATGCATAATGCAGGGCGAGGGAGAGAGAGAGAGCAGGTGAGGCCCGAGCCCGGTAGTGAAGGCGCATACGAAAGATTTCGTAAGATGAAGCCACCAGAATTCGAGGGAAGCACTGATCCCATGGTTGCCTTGGAATGGGTCAAAGGTGTAGAGGCCATTTATGATTATCTGCAGTTTGATGATAAAGATCGA AGGAGCGAGATCGCTATGGTAGAGCAAGGGACCATCGCTAGACTTTCAGCTTTGGTTATTCGAACTACGTTGACAGATAGGATACGACGGGAGCAACCTAATGACAATCAGTTGATGAAATTGCGATCTAAAGCCGATGAGAAAGGAAATACAGAGTTTGCGATGAACACTGATGATTTGTTAACGTTTAGAGGTCGGATATGTGTTCCAAGTGGTGATGACATTCGACGGGATGTTTTAgcagaggcacataccgcgctatactcgatacatccaggtagcaCAAAGACGTATCAGGATCTCCGACgtctctactggtggccaggtatgaaaagtGACATCGCAAAGTTTATATCagaatgtctaacatgtcagcaggtaaagattgagcatcaAAGACCTGCAGGAACTTTGAAATCCCTCCCAATACctcaatggaagtgggagcacatcactatggactttgtgacggGACTTCCAAGAACATCAAAGGGTTACAACTCCATTTGGTTGATTGTTGACAGGTTAaccaagtcggctcattttctTCCCGTCAAGATGACGTTTACAATGAACCAGTATGCTGAAGCTTATGTAGCTGAGATtgtgagacttcatggtatCCCTGTGTCAATT GATAGGATGAAGACGGCCCAAACCAGACAGAAAAGTTATGCCGATAACCGAAGAAGGCCTTTGGAATTTGAAGTTGGAGAtcatgtatttgtaaaaattGCCCCTCTCAAAGGCATTATGAGATTTGGTAGGAAAGGAAAACTGAGCCCAAGATTTATCGGCCCATTTGAAATTCTGGACAGGATAGGAGAAAGAGCATATCGTATAGCCTTACCGCCGGATTTGGATAGAGTCCACAATGTATTTCACGTCTCAATGCTCAGAAAGTACATCTCGAACCCTTCCCCTGTTCTCAAACATGAAGCGTTGGACCTGATGCCGAACTTGACTTATCAAGAATTACCAATCCAGATTTTAGATCGCAAGGTTAAAGTACTAAGGAATAAGGAGATCGGCATTATCAAGAATCTTTGGCGTAATCAGTTGGTTGAAGAAGcaacgtgggaaccagaggaggaAATGAAGCAGCGATATCCTGAGTTATTCGTACAGTAA